Proteins encoded in a region of the Triticum dicoccoides isolate Atlit2015 ecotype Zavitan chromosome 3A, WEW_v2.0, whole genome shotgun sequence genome:
- the LOC119270750 gene encoding protein FIZZY-RELATED 3-like, whose product MAAAASGASVGAGAGAGAKPGRLNVPAGMAGSLRLDASSPASSSSSVARLLEIPKTPSPSKVTYSDRFIPCRTSSRLHNFALADRSSPGSGSRDDGSAYSRLLRAELFGDASSPGGDRQDSPGSNNLFRFKTDRSSAPSSPFAEKLDCAGGAGSPTPKKAPRKVPKTPHKVLDAPSLQDDFYLNLVDWSSQNMLAVGLGTCVYLWSASSSKVTKLCDLGPRDSVCAVHWTREGSYLAVGTSLGDVQIWDSSRSKRIRNMGGHQTRAGVLAWNSTILSSGSRDKNILQHDIRVPTDYISKFSGHRSEVCGLKWSHDDHELASGGNDNQLLVWNQRSQQPVLRLTEHTAAVKAITWSPHQHSLVASGGGTADRCIKFWNTANGNMLNSIDTGSQVCNLAWCKNVNELVSTHGYSQNQIMVWKYPSMSKVATLTGHTLRVLYLATSPDGQTIVTGAGDETLRFWNIFPSMKAQAPARDAGLFSFPRSHIR is encoded by the exons atggcggcggcggcgtccggcgcgtccgtgggggcgggggcgggggcgggggccaaGCCGGGGCGGCTGAACGTGCCGGCGGGGATGGCGGGGTCGCTCCGCCTGGACGCCTCCTCcccggcctcgtcctcctcctccgtggCGCGCCTGCTCGAGATCCCCAAGACGCCGTCGCCGTCCAAGGTCACCTACAGCGACCGCTTCATCCCCTGCCGGACCTCGTCCCGCCTCCACAACTTCGCGCTCGCCGACCGCTCCTCCCCCGGCTCCGGCTCCAGGGACGACGGCAGCGCCTACTCGCGCCTCCTCCGCGCCGAGCTCTTCGGGGACGCCTCCTCCCCCGGCGGCGACAGGCAGGACTCCCCCGGCTCCAACAACCTCTTCCGCTTCAAGACGGACCGCTCCTCCGCGCCCTCCTCCCCCTTCGCCGAGAAGCTGGACTGCGCCGGCGGCGCCGGCTCCCCCACCCCCAAGAAGGCGCCCCGCAAGGTGCCCAAGACGCCCCACAAG GTGCTGGACGCGCCGTCCCTGCAGGACGACTTCTACCTGAACCTCGTCGACTGGTCCTCTCAGAACATGCTCGCCGTCGGCCTCGGCACCTGCGTCTACCTCTGGTCCGCATCCAGCAGCAAG GTCACCAAGCTGTGCGATCTGGGGCCGAGGGACAGCGTCTGCGCCGTGCACTGGACGCGCGAGGGCTCCTACCTCGCCGTCGGCACCAGCCTTGGAGATGTCCAG ATTTGGGATAGCTCTCGCTCTAAGCGGATTAGGAACATGGGAGGGCACCAGACCCGGGCGGGGGTGCTAGCTTGGAACTCAACCATCTTGTCCTCCGGCAGCAGGGACAAGAACATATTGCAGCATGACATCCGTGTCCCTACTGACTACATCAGCAAATTTTCTGGCCACAGATCAGAG GTCTGTGGGCTGAAATGGTCGCACGACGACCACGAGCTTGCGTCTGGCGGAAATGACAACCAGCTTCTAGTATGGAACCAGCGGTCGCAGCAGCCGGTGCTGCGACTGACAGAACATACCGCAGCGGTTAAAGCGATAACATGGTCACCCCACCAGCACAGCCTGGTGGCGTCAGGAGGTGGGACGGCTGATAGGTGTATCAAGTTCTGGAACACTGCTAATGGAAATATGCTCAACTCAATTGACACAGGCAGCCAG GTTTGTAACCTTGCCTGGTGCAAGAATGTGAATGAGCTTGTGAGTACCCATGGGTACTCACAGAACCAAATAATGGTGTGGAAGTATCCATCTATGTCAAAG GTTGCGACTCTTACTGGACACACACTGCGTGTGCTTTACCTGGCAACGTCCCCCGATGGACAG ACAATAGTAACAGGAGCTGGCGACGAAACTCTTAGATTCTGGAACATTTTCCCTTCAATGAAAGCGCAG GCTCCCGCTCGTGATGCTGGGCTCTTTTCTTTTCCGAGAAGCCACATCCGGTGA